The region cagGCCTCGTGGAAATCGATCTCGAACCGGATAATGTGGTAGTAGCTGCGCATGAAACCGAGAGAAGCACGGTAGACTTCGGGGTCGGCGTGTGCGATGTACATCCAGAAAGCCCTGGAAAAGAAATATGGCGGGATGGGCTTCATGAAAATTGTCTCGTAATACCACACCAAATGAAGCCCTGGCTCTTCATCTACCACAATCCTCCGAGTATGGGCGGCATGATGGTGGAGTGCGTTGATGTGGTCGTAGGCGGGTGTTTGGACGAAGATGTAGCGCATCAAGGGAAGAAGCTGATCTAGCTTATCCGTGAGATGCCATCGACGTAAATAGCCATCAACCTTGCCCTCGGGGCCATCGACATGTCGTGCACGCTCACCAAGCCGTATGCGTGGCTGGCCAGGCAGGTATGCTTTGTTTGGGTCTTTGGACTTGAGCAACCATGTCGTTGGTCGCTTCGAGTCTGTGTTttccccatcttcaacccGTACATACTCCAGTTGTGTATTTAGTTCTATCGCCAATCCCTCGAACTCGAAAGACATATGTGCGCCGCCATTTGCATGTGGAGGGTGGTTTATATTGGCCTCAACTGCTGTTGGACTTAGTACGGGATTAACTTCTTTGAGATCaggcggaggggttgataGAGAGactgatggtggtgatggacggGGTTTTGCTGGTTGTCGTGGTTGTGTCTCTGTCGGCGTCTGAGTCGCAGCCATGGTTTGCCTGTCGGGGAGACTACCCGGTaggtttggggtttgggtaACGGGGCTCGATTTGCGGGACGTCGTCGATCGGTGGAGAAGTGGGTGGTTGTGAGCAAGATGCGCAAAGCCAGGCGAAAGTTATTATTCGAAAAGCCTTTCAGCTTCTTTACGTCTTTTATGTTGATGAGATGGGCCAATGTCAAGAGACAGCTTGCGCACTTTCAGAGCAAACGGCGTTGGGCTGCTGAGGAACATGAGAACCGGGGTGCGCGCGCTGTTGGCAGTCGGCATGGCACAGGTGACAGGGTTCAGCTGAGGGCCCATGTGCGCCAAGGTGTTACCACAGGTATGGTTCTTGGCGCATATTGGTTCAAGAGCCACCTCCCGTTTGGCTGACGACGCGGCACGTGCCGCCTGACCCACCATCTCGAGACGAGGTGGTGCCTTACATCACTGCATCCAACGGCCGCATCTTTCGATCAAAATGCTGATAACATACAGTGATCGATGATAGATGCTGTGTAAATAAAGTCTTCAAACTGGAATCTGAAAAAGTAGAGTTCGGTCAGGCGAAACAAGAATCCAACCACCACTCAAACCAACGTCTCTTTCAGCTGAGAGCCTTGACTAGGCAGACTGGCGGTGTAAACCTGAACTCCGGCTGACATTGATGGCCACCGCAAGCAAACAAAGAAAACTGGAACATGCAGCAAAAGATGCCGTTAATTATTTGCAGAAAAAACAACCCGACAACGGAAATAAAAATGAGAAAGATATCTGCCCACCAGCGCCCAAAGAATATGCCAATACGCCGTCTGTCCAACCTCCAGCTCATACTGTTACAACAGTATCCCGAATATGCCGATCGATACTCCAAAGTCTGGTTAGAGCCCAGAGATATCAGTCGTCATCCAACGTCAAGTCAACCACCTCGGTCGCCAGTCTCTTGATGCCTCGAGGTGTTGAGTATGGTGGCCTAATCCGAGCGTGGCGCTTTACCTGCACGGCCATAGCAGGGGGAAACCGAGTTGTGAATGTGTTGATGCGGCTGGCAAATATTGGAGCCAGCACTCGCGAAGTAGCCGGAGTAACGGTAGAATGTcgagaagatgatggggtcaACACCGTGGAATTGCCCATTTTGCCGCTAGGCACAGGTGTGGGAGGCTGCGACCTTGTTGAGCCAGGTGTTGGCTTCGCCCCATGTATGTCTTTCAACGCTCCTCTAGCTTGTGCACCCCTCTGATCTGCCTCGGCCTTCATTTTCTTGAGGTTCTCATTGATCAACTGGTGTGCTATTTGTCTTGCTTGATGGTCATCCCCAGTGACCATTATCGCCAGCCCTGTCGTCGCCTTTTTGAGTTTCCCTCGCCTTCTGTCTTTCTTCAGCCTACTTGGCAGCATGCTGTTCCCTAATTGCAGCACGCTTTGCCTCGATTTCCTCGAGCGCTTTCTCGACATCTTGGGCGGCAAGGAGCGCTGTTTTGTGCTTCATCTTTGCTGTAACAAATATCGGCGCAACCGAGTTGGTTTTCTTGTTGCTTTTCTGGTTGCTCTCCTGATTCCTTTCGTCGTTCCtttccatcttcttcctgtgCCGTACCTCCATGAGCACTTTTTCGACCATCTCATGTTCCCTGGACTCGTGCATTACTAGCAAAGCCTACGCACCTTCGACCTTGTTCTTAACCCCAAGTCGAAGGTTCGCCCTTTGAGCGGCAGCATCGACCCAAACCCAGCGAGTCGCTTCATTGGTTCTGGTCCAAGTCGCTCGAGTTGTTTCTTCAAGGCTGTACAGGCGTATGTTCAAAAATTGGACCAAGTAATCATAGCCTCTCCAATCTCTATCGTTTATTGTATGAGGATCGCAGGTGGGTGTATTGCCAGTGGTTGCCTGTGTTGTGCCCTGCTGTTGACACTCAACCATGGCACTGGGTGCTTGTGAAGGCACGCCAGGCTTGGGCACTTGCTAGGGAGGCTAGGGTGGGTTGCTGGTCGAGACGCCCATGTTGCCGGCTGTTCGGCGTTGGGTTTCTTCTTCAGATCAGGCACCCCAAATATATGGACGCTTCCTCGGTTATCGGGTGGGTTTTGATACAGCTGGTCGCCAACGCTATAACGTTTATGGGCAATGAGATACAAGGCCGGAGGGGTTGCATAAAGTGGCGCAGCTGTCAGTCCTGGTACTGGGAACCTGCCCGAGGGCGTTGGGTgatgtgctgctgctgctggtgttggcGTGGACACCGGGTACATTCCTGAAGGTGGCGGATACAGTGATGACGATGTCAACATCGGGGTTGGATAAcggcttgctgctgttgccatTGGCTGTGGAGTCATTGTTCGTACTGGTGCTGTCAGCATTGCTGGtgccgctggtggtgggtatgGTATCGGCGCTGACGGCACTGCATGACCAAATGTCTGCACCGAAGCCCGGCCTAAAAGCAAATTAACCCGAGCAACCGGCAAACCCCCCATCAGCTCCTCAACAGGCACGGGCATGGCATTCTCGGGGCGAGGCGGTTTACCCCAATCCGACAGTTGAACAGCGTGGGCACCTAGTATAGCCCTGATTCCAGGTGTATTTACTGTTACAAATGCATCCTTGGCCTTTGACGCTTTCGCCAACCACGCGTCCTTGGCTGCTTTGCTAGGAGTTACAACCTTTGGTGGCAACGAGACTGCCATTATCCCGGGAAAATTGACAGTGTGTCAAGTAAGTCAAGGGCAAGTAAGAGTCATTGACATGCTGAGCCTTTGCAGGATAAAGGGGAAAGTATATGCGAATGGCTTTTGTAGTACTCTCGAAAAACAACTTCACCACGCCACATAAACGGCATGTGCAGATTACACCTGGAAAATTGGGACTCCAAACCCACGCTTCTTCCGGTATGGACCCAACACACCGAGCAAAGTTTGTTTCCAAGATGGTGGCAAACATGTGCCGGTATCGAGGCGCTAGAAACGACGTGTGTCCTGCACTGAGCCTTCGGAGGAGAGGGACCCAAAGCAATGAAAATTGCTTGGTTTCGATAGCACCCGCGCCAGCCGTAACTTTGAAGGCCGGTGACCTCAGCAGCGCGTCATGTGTCTTGTCTTCGTGGAGCCCAAACACAAAGTCGGAGAGGCGGTCAGGTTCCACAGCTCCTGATGGGACAGGTTTTGGTTGTGCGAAATCGACGAGCTTGTTGCTGATTTCTTCTTCGGGTTCCAATGGTCTGTAGAAGAGTTTAGGGATGTTAAGTACATCGATCACCTGTGTAGCAACGTGTGTGTAGTATGTCGTGTGGATATCGGACCGAGCAGGAAGGTGTTCGTGAAGCTGACGAAGTCGGTTCAAAACCCCAAGCACAAACGGGATCTGCTTGATGTAGCTTTCAACGACAGTCCTCAATCTGTCACGAATGGCATCCGGGCCAAGCACAACGCCAACAACCGAAACCAAGCCTTCTCCGTCCCGAGTTCCTAGCGCATGATTGTCTACCGCTTCCAAAGCTATCTCTGCCAGCTTTTTCAGTAGCGACTTTGAATCATCGTCACCCAATCAGCTATAGCCTGACACCGATGATGCGCGTCATGGGTATCTCAAAATTGCGGCGACAAGCCCCTTCTCGATATCCATCATGGCCAAGCTACCAGCCTTGATCATTCCTGCAGCCCAGTAGAAGAAGCTCGACGACATTCGGCCCTCAGTCTGAGATGCAGCCTTTTCGAAGAATTCGAAGTCCTTTGTCTCCAAAATCGCCTTCAATATCCGATCCACATCATGATAAGGGAGGATTGCTAACCCTTTGTTCTTGTCCAAGTCCCAAACCTTTGCACAGAGATATCGAAAAACCAGCATATTTCGAACTGGGAAGTTCCAGGGCCTGTTGGGCCGCTTGTTCGTGTTGATATACCAGCAAGCAAGCTTTTGCACCATTTTTTGTTCCAGATGGTATCAGCTTGTCAACATACTGTGGGGCCCTCCGCTGCCTCCAAAAAATCAGCAGCGCTGTCACGGGCGACCAGTACAATTGCGGCCTCCAAAGTCGAATCCTGCCCCTTGAGGGAAGGAAGGTCTGGTTGAAGCCGGTTTCGATCATCGACAGGAATGTCGACAAGAAGCTCTTTTCCATTCTCCACTAGACGGCGGATAAGGTAGCTCGTAGGCATTTTGGCGACTGGGGAGTCTTCCCTCTCCATTACAGCAAAGAAGATTTCCTAGGGTATCTCCTGCTGAAGCTTGATCAAGGCATCGGCGATCACCTTATCCCGGCCTTCCAGCCGCTCGGGTACGTTTTTCTCGAGATATGTGTTGTCGAGGCGATAAAACAGGTGGTTCGTAGGTCTGTGAGCTTTCGGCTAGTCGAGCCCATTGCATCAGCGCAAGGCGGAGGTAGACAGTGTCGTCAATCTTTCCTCGAATTTCTTCGAATTCTGAGCGAAGCCCAGCTCTGAGGTCGTCGAAAGCATCCTGTTAGAGCAGATCAAGAAACGAGACGCGTTCTTTCCCGTCGCGCGCGTCGATATCGGAGTCGTCATCGCTGATGATTGAGATTGGCGATTATTTGCTGGTCTTTGTCGGTCGCAATGGGGTATTGCTGGCATGAGCGGTGCGGCGCAtacctttttctttggtGGTAGCATTATAACGAGGCGGCATTGGACGCGACTCGAGCTCCAAAAATCTGGCTGCCACTCGACGCGTTAATTGGAATGGGATGCGCCTTGCATGAGTGGGGCGACAAAAGTTTTCGGGCCcgtgggttagggttgacCAGGGGAGCATCTGGCTCATCACCCACACTGAGCACAGACTGAGGCAAGCAGGTCTACAACATCGCTGCTCGGTCCTGCGGTCTGATGTTGTCGAAAAATGAGGATCTCTTATCTTTCTTGATTGTGGGTTACCTCCCTAACATGGAATTATTTGCCGCCTTTCTTTGGCCCGAAAAACTCCGCCGGCAGCTCGAAACTAGgatcaagctcctccttcatAGCTTTCACAGAAGCTGCAACAGCATTGTATCCAGACGCAAATGCCACCATCTCCGGGGGAGTTTCTAGTCATATTGTCAACGAGCCTCCATATTTTGCAGTATGGCGTACTTACTTGGAACTTGACCTTCCGGGAAATAGGGTTTCAGATCCTCCAAGACGAGATGTCCTTGGTCCATGCCAACACTACTCAATATTTGGATAGCTGATGCTCGATTCCTCCGGACTTTCTCATATATTTCCAGTCGCCTTTCAATGTCTGCTAAATTTGAAGCGCCATACAGAACAATTCCTAGAACACAACCATCCTCGAGTCCTTGGgcgcctccttggccttgatcTACGTAATTGTTAGTTTGAACATAGTTATATGATAAGTTCCAGGGGTCACTTACGGGGCAGCATTGGGTGAGCAGCATCACCTACCAGAACAAGCCTTTCACGGTGCCAACTTGGGATCGGACGTCTGTTTAAAAGCGGCCAGCGTTTGACCTCGGTGGCTTTCCTATTCAACAGTCAACTTCATTATTTCCCAAAGCATATAAGGGTCAACAAACCCAATCACAGCTCTCAGCTTAGGACTGAAAACCTCTGCACCAAAGGTTTCTAGAACGCTATTTTTATCCACCTTTGCTAAATAGTCTTCCCTAGTGGCTGTTGCCATGGCAGGATCATGATACAGACCTACGAAGTTGTGGATCTCGCGGCTGATAACAGAGTCAGCAAAGCGGATTACAAAAGAAACGTTGTTACTTACTCTCGACATGGATACGAAACTATCCTTCTACTTGTTGCATTGTGGGTGATAATCCGCATGCTAACCTTCCTACTGTGCTCGTCTTCATGCCACCATCGAGTTTCAGGGTCTTCAGCCAATGAAGCGGCTGGAATCAGAAAACGGAAACAGGTGTTGTAATAGGCAGAGGGCGATGGCTCAATCTTGCTCCCTAGCACCACCTCCGTGGCTAGTGAGTGAACGCCATCTGCTCCGACGACAAGATCGGCAGAAAGTACACCTCCGTcggcgagggtgatggagggagTGGCAGGGTCCTTCAATCTGTCAGCCAAATTTGGCAACAAATAGGGTTTATACTACACACATATCGCACAACTGCGCGCTGCAAGTGAAGTACCACTGGAGTTCCAGGCCCCTCAACTGCTGTCGCCTTCCTCCTGAACCAAGCATGCAAGTCAACACGGTGGGAAAGCCACAGGTCATAGCCATATTGGGCGCGATTTTGTTCTTGAGGAACAGAAAACAGAGTGTTCAAAGTAAGAGGGTCGAGGAAGGCCATTTCATCTGCCTTGACAAAGCGTTCGGCGACTGGGTCAAGTCCCCATTCAAGGAGAAAGCGAGATGCGTTAGGGGGTACGGTGATGGCGGCTCCGACTTCGTTGTTTGCTGATGTGCGCTCGTAGATCTCTACCCGGTGACCAGTTCGTCGCAAAGAGACAGCTGCCGACAGCCCGGCGATTCCAGcgccgacgatgatgatgtgaagCGACATTTTACGGTGACAGGTGAGACCCATGCGCAAGTACTACTCTGGCAATTTGAGGGCCGTTGGGACCTTTAAATGCGCTGAGTTGGAAATTCTGGGCCAAACAACTCGTACGACGTTGAATCATGTGGTTGCAATTCCGTGGGGGAACTCCCACACTGATTTGTTCTACATGGCTGCATGGCTCTTTATGTGATTTCACTATTTTCAGAGAAAATATGCTTCtattgaaatggtgagaaaacacacaaaccaaccacaacaccacaaatataccctcaacagggtctctgaatgaacacacctgcgtgacagtggctcgctcgcaggccgcactccacgtaggacaaagaaaagactctatgggttcgcagaccacataataagcactTGAttggcctgatcagagggccagaattgcctgcacgcgtgcaaggcacaaaatttgaagaaataaaagtcgatgatctgtctaaaatagaatgtccgaagcagaccgcttatatacatgacccctgaacccccgaatcctccgagagccccacttccttacgcaaaccctcaggcctgtgagccgcaccccaaaccaataaatattaaatattaaattattttaaattactCCGGGTAGTACAGTTACgcttttattaataaataaaataacGAACgtttttataaattttacttatttaacGGTAAAGTTTTCCAATCTATAGTATAAGATTCTAAATagctttatataatagttaaatatcCGTTAGGATTTTTGTAATCACGTTAAACTTCTGAGGAAGTAAAGTATAAGTTTTATATAACCGTTAATTTAAATTGATTTAGTGAAAGGGGAGCGATATTccgatatattatataaaaagtaaatatattattaaaattttTTAGAGGCTTCGAATATGTTTATACGTAGATAATATTGGGATAAAGAACTATGTAGTGTAGCTTTAAGCTATAACTAGGGTATCACTAAGGTCCCTAATATATTTAGTTAACTAATACTATTCCTTTGATAGCCGCGTGGTGCTTGATTGCCTGCGTTACTTTTTAACCACCGGCTCTCGAGGTGTAGGTAGATAATAGTGAGGCCGTGGTGTGACCAATTAGTCTGTTCACGTGTGACAGGATTAAAATTACAAATCGTGGATTCAAAATATGGATCTGGAGTCACGGAATGTTACCCTGGCAGGAAGAGATCCTGTCTGAAGTGCTCAAGGAGAACGCGCTGGCAACGATCACTGCAGTTGTTGCTTCCCTACGCAGATTACTGGCGATAAGAAACATTCGTCCTATCCACACTGCAGCTCAGATTTCGGCACCTCACTCCCCCGCAACTGGGGTCTTCACCATCAAATACAGAAGAGAATGCACAACCTCAGCAGCCGCCACGCCCGTTGTctcaccagcaccatcatAAGCCGGCGCAACTTCCACGACATCAGCACCCACAACTTTGAGCCCAACCAGTCCGTCAAGAATAGTCAATAGCTCCCTCGACGTCCAACCACCCGGCTCAGCAGTTCCCGTTGCTGCATCATTCATTAATCACACTATCACCCGGTTTTGTTCAACATGACAACTTACCAGGAGCATAAGCAGGATCCAGAACATCAATGTCAACACTGATATAGATTTTCGCGTCTCCAACTCTGGATTTCAGCCTCTCGATAATCCCGTTGATACCAAAACGGTCAAGATCCCTGGAGGTAACAAATTCAAACCCGCAACGGCGATCATTCTTCATGTCTTTGAC is a window of Podospora pseudopauciseta strain CBS 411.78 chromosome 1, whole genome shotgun sequence DNA encoding:
- a CDS encoding hypothetical protein (EggNog:ENOG503PD6E), yielding MAATQTPTETQPRQPAKPRPSPPSVSLSTPPPDLKEVNPVLSPTAVEANINHPPHANGGAHMSFEFEGLAIELNTQLEYVRVEDGENTDSKRPTTWLLKSKDPNKAYLPGQPRIRLGERARHVDGPEGKVDGYLRRWHLTDKLDQLLPLMRYIFVQTPAYDHINALHHHAAHTRRIVVDEEPGLHLVWYYETIFMKPIPPYFFSRAFWMYIAHADPEVYRASLGFMRSYYHIIRFEIDFHEACKKKLMPRKDNGKFPTYEEWCEFIEPFSLVGDKHVSRRFKYGELRLTRINRAAMFFRFNLAYFHLLPQWGSFLSHILAPLITAFAVCSVILNSMQVTLAAIEVANETNYDIPGPEEWKRFMNVSLYFPIIVILSIVLVIGVTLISVFLMGLKDLLRGNKVREKKRLGQARVGKGSHGMVW
- a CDS encoding hypothetical protein (EggNog:ENOG503PGZ2), whose amino-acid sequence is MPTSYLIRRLVENGKELLVDIPVDDRNRLQPDLPSLKGQDSTLEAAIVLVARDSAADFLEAAEGPTRPNRPWNFPVRNMLVFRYLCAKVWDLDKNKGLAILPYHDVDRILKAILETKDFEFFEKAASQTEGRMSSSFFYWAAGMIKAGSLAMMDIEKGLVAAILRYP
- a CDS encoding hypothetical protein (EggNog:ENOG503NZ0F; COG:C), whose protein sequence is MGLTCHRKMSLHIIIVGAGIAGLSAAVSLRRTGHRVEIYERTSANNEVGAAITVPPNASRFLLEWGLDPVAERFVKADEMAFLDPLTLNTLFSVPQEQNRAQYGYDLWLSHRVDLHAWFRRKATAVEGPGTPVVLHLQRAVVRYDPATPSITLADGGVLSADLVVGADGVHSLATEVVLGSKIEPSPSAYYNTCFRFLIPAASLAEDPETRWWHEDEHSRKVSMRIITHNATSRRIVSYPCRDREIHNFVGLYHDPAMATATREDYLAKVDKNSVLETFGAEVFSPKLRAVIGKATEVKRWPLLNRRPIPSWHRERLVLVGDAAHPMLPHQGQGGAQGLEDGCVLGIVLYGASNLADIERRLEIYEKVRRNRASAIQILSSVGMDQGHLVLEDLKPYFPEGQVPKTPPEMVAFASGYNAVAASVKAMKEELDPSFELPAEFFGPKKGGK